The following are encoded together in the Lathyrus oleraceus cultivar Zhongwan6 chromosome 3, CAAS_Psat_ZW6_1.0, whole genome shotgun sequence genome:
- the LOC127129631 gene encoding uncharacterized protein LOC127129631 yields MIKKGRPDFYSATLALLIHGIVLFPNVDKFVDQLAVEVVLTKNPVPFLLANFYHTFHTRHDKKGGTFLCFTPMLHLWMRACMPQSEPFSENKLTWPQIFASLSANSILLYKREWDTKDVIVRCGEFSNVPLIGTQGCINYNPAILKRQLGYAMTSPPEERDFTPFVINTVDPLDSNVKRVRKAWTNIVRIDHEWGKKNILAKEPYYVWVKERARIVKMSFLFYPSSFPLMPKPEPILQEDMDKLTSQIKELELENTQLRVQLNRAKERNHVLEDKGKQVCEKFEDSKKRLRLAEGQRVWVGGALQRANSELDFCNKELDRAS; encoded by the coding sequence ATGATTAAAAAAGGAAGACCCGACTTTTATAGTGCAACTTTGGCACTTTTGATTCATGGAATTGTCCTCTTCCCAAATGTGGACAAGTTCGTGGATCAGTTAGCAGTTGAAGTCGTTTTAACAAAGAATCCGGTGCCTTTTTTACTTGCCAATTTCTACCATACCTTCCATACAAGACATGATAAGAAGGGAGGTACTTTCCTTTGTTTCACTCCTATGCTACATCTTTGGATGAGGGCCTGCATGCCTCAAAGTGAACCCTTCTCCGAAAACAAACTGACATGGCCACAAATATTTGCATCTCTCTCTGCCAACTCAATTCTATTGTACAAGAGGGAATGGGATACAAAGGACGTCATCGTAAGATGTGGAGAGTTCTCTAACGTACCCTTAATAGGAACgcaaggttgcatcaactacaaccctgctatACTCAAGAGACAACTAGGGTACGCCATGACGAGTCCCCCCGAGGAAAGAGATTTCACTCCATTTGTCATTAATACCGTGGATCCACTTGATTCAAACGTGAAAAGAGTGAGAAAAGCTTGGACAAACATAGTCCGTATTGACCATGAATGGGGTAAGAAAAACatcctagccaaggaaccctactaTGTGTGGGTAAAAGAGAGGGCTAGGATTGTTAAGATGTCGTTTCTTTTTTATCCTTCTTCATTCCCGTTGATGCCCAAGCCCGAGCCTATCCTACAAGAGGACATGGACAAACTTACCAGCCAAATCAAAGAGCTCgagttggaaaacactcaacTACGAGTCCAACTGAATCGTGCCAAGGAACGTAACCACGTCTTGGAGGATAAGGGTAAGCAAGTCTGTGAAAAATTTGAAGACAGTAAGAAAAGGCTCCGATTAGCCGAGGGACAAAGAGTTTGGGTTGGTGGAGCTTTACAAAGAGCTAATTCTGAGCTAGACTTCTGCAACAAAGAGTTGGATCGAGCGTCCTGA